The following are encoded in a window of Streptomyces sp. Go-475 genomic DNA:
- a CDS encoding non-ribosomal peptide synthetase — protein sequence MTQHPPTADELLRTVTDTFGSDTPPGEDDSLIAWGLDSITLMRIAGSWRKQGVKVGFAELAKEPTLRAWSALLASRIRTPEPGAGTTAEAPAPEPGEPFPLAVMQHAYWIGRGDDTTLGSVAAHLYVEFDGSGVDPDRLDTAVRALVRRHGMLRARFGDDGRQQILPGLTRPATAVNDLRALDPETAAAKLEDVRHSSSHARLDVGAGEVFSVQLSLLPEGRSRLHVDVDMLAADALSYRVLLSDLARLYRDPDAALPPIRTSYPACLAERTEVRRLSREQAQAWWQRRIPELPSAPDLPLVPEAERADPTRVTRRHHWLPPAGKRRLAARAHQHGLTPAMAVATAFAEVLAAHSGQPRFLLNVPMFDRRGSHPDTDLLVGDFTSSVLLDVDLAEPATFTEHARRLQDRMHTDAAHADYSGVEVLRDLTRLRGEQVLAPVVFTSALNLGELFDQEVRDSFGQPAWIISQGPQVLLDAQVTEVDGGLLVNWDVREDAFPAGLVDAMFAAFHGLVTRLGTEDEVWDRPVPALLPAEQSAVRTAVNATAAPRSHRLLHDGFFAHAAERPEAPALLWGTDGALSYGELADRALRCAGALADRGVRPGDTVAVSLPKGPDQITAVLGVLAAGAAYVPVGVEQPPARRDRIRATAGFRLTLTDGRTTEDGLPVQEAMRHAPLSAPVPVDEERVAYVLFTSGSTGEPKGVEVPHRAAMNTIDDLDSRFEVGPSDRCLALSALDFDLSVYDVFGLLSAGGAVVLVDEADRREARPWAELVRTHRVTLVNCVPPLLDMLLLATGPGELAGLRAVLLGGDWVGADLPGRLAERAPGCRFAGLGGTTETAIHSTVCEVPDARVPAHWRAVPYGTPLRNVRCRVVDPRGRDCPDWVPGELWIGGDGVALGYRGDPARTAEKFTEAGGVRWYRTGDLARYWPDGTLEFLGRRDHQVKLRGFRIELGEVEAGLAGHPAVRRAVAGLTGGAGVQLAAAVAAEPGTAEEELRQWARSVLPPHMVPARVAVVEELPLTANGKLDRRAVRALWETPEPGEGERQAPGSALETVVCRVWADVLGVERVGLDDGFFALGGDSVLATVIVSRLREALDTSEVSVRALFATLTAGGMAERLAAEEHTPGRLEQVAALHLEIEGMSAEEVDSALRDG from the coding sequence GTGACGCAGCACCCCCCGACCGCGGACGAGCTGCTCCGTACGGTCACCGACACATTCGGCTCGGACACCCCGCCGGGCGAGGACGACAGCCTCATCGCCTGGGGCCTGGACTCGATCACGTTGATGAGGATCGCCGGCTCCTGGCGCAAACAGGGCGTCAAGGTCGGCTTCGCCGAACTGGCCAAGGAACCCACCCTGCGCGCGTGGAGCGCCCTGCTCGCGTCCCGGATCCGGACTCCCGAGCCGGGAGCCGGGACCACCGCCGAGGCCCCGGCCCCGGAACCCGGTGAGCCCTTCCCGCTCGCCGTGATGCAGCACGCCTACTGGATCGGCCGCGGCGACGACACCACCCTCGGCTCCGTCGCCGCGCACCTGTACGTCGAGTTCGACGGCTCCGGCGTGGACCCGGACCGGCTCGACACGGCCGTACGGGCCCTGGTCCGGCGGCACGGCATGCTCCGGGCCCGCTTCGGCGACGACGGCCGCCAGCAGATCCTGCCCGGCCTCACCCGCCCGGCCACCGCCGTCAACGACCTGCGCGCCCTCGACCCCGAGACGGCGGCGGCCAAACTGGAGGACGTCCGGCACTCCTCCTCGCACGCCCGGCTCGACGTGGGCGCCGGCGAGGTGTTCTCCGTGCAGCTCTCCCTGCTGCCCGAAGGCCGCAGCCGGCTGCACGTGGACGTCGACATGCTCGCCGCGGACGCCCTCAGCTACCGCGTCCTGCTCTCCGACCTCGCCCGGCTCTACCGCGACCCCGACGCCGCGCTGCCGCCGATCCGCACCAGCTACCCGGCCTGCCTGGCGGAACGCACGGAGGTGCGGCGGCTGAGCCGGGAGCAGGCCCAGGCCTGGTGGCAGCGCCGGATCCCCGAGCTGCCCAGCGCGCCCGACCTGCCGCTGGTGCCCGAGGCGGAGCGCGCCGACCCGACCCGCGTGACGCGGCGGCACCACTGGCTGCCGCCGGCCGGGAAACGGCGTCTGGCCGCCCGCGCCCACCAGCACGGGCTGACCCCCGCGATGGCCGTCGCGACCGCCTTCGCCGAGGTGCTGGCCGCCCACAGCGGTCAGCCCCGCTTCCTGCTGAACGTCCCCATGTTCGACCGCCGCGGCTCCCACCCCGACACCGACCTGCTCGTCGGCGACTTCACCAGCTCGGTGCTGCTCGACGTCGACCTGGCCGAGCCGGCGACGTTCACCGAGCACGCCCGGCGGCTCCAGGACCGCATGCACACCGACGCCGCCCACGCCGACTACTCCGGCGTGGAGGTGCTGCGCGACCTGACCCGGCTGCGCGGCGAACAGGTCCTCGCGCCCGTGGTGTTCACCAGCGCCCTCAACCTCGGCGAGCTGTTCGACCAGGAGGTGCGCGACTCCTTCGGACAGCCCGCGTGGATCATCTCGCAGGGCCCGCAGGTGCTGCTCGACGCCCAGGTCACCGAGGTCGACGGGGGGCTGCTCGTCAACTGGGACGTCCGGGAGGACGCCTTCCCCGCCGGACTGGTCGACGCGATGTTCGCCGCGTTCCACGGACTGGTCACCCGGCTCGGCACCGAGGACGAGGTCTGGGACCGGCCGGTGCCCGCCCTGCTGCCCGCGGAGCAGTCGGCGGTCCGCACGGCGGTCAACGCCACGGCCGCGCCGCGCAGCCACCGGCTCCTCCACGACGGCTTCTTCGCCCACGCCGCCGAACGGCCCGAGGCCCCCGCACTGCTGTGGGGCACCGACGGCGCCCTCTCCTACGGCGAGCTGGCCGACCGGGCGCTGCGGTGCGCCGGGGCGCTGGCGGACCGGGGCGTGCGGCCGGGCGACACCGTCGCGGTGAGCCTCCCCAAGGGGCCCGACCAGATCACCGCCGTCCTCGGCGTGCTGGCCGCGGGCGCCGCGTACGTCCCGGTCGGCGTCGAGCAACCGCCCGCCCGCCGCGACCGCATCCGCGCCACCGCCGGATTCCGCCTCACCCTCACCGACGGCCGTACGACCGAGGACGGCCTGCCGGTCCAGGAGGCGATGCGGCACGCCCCGCTGTCCGCGCCCGTGCCGGTGGACGAGGAACGGGTCGCCTACGTCCTGTTCACCTCCGGCTCCACCGGGGAGCCCAAGGGCGTCGAGGTGCCGCACCGCGCCGCCATGAACACCATCGACGACCTCGACTCGCGCTTCGAGGTGGGCCCGTCGGACCGCTGCCTCGCCCTGTCCGCGCTGGACTTCGACCTCTCCGTCTACGACGTGTTCGGACTGCTGAGCGCGGGCGGCGCGGTGGTCCTGGTCGACGAGGCGGACCGGCGCGAGGCCCGGCCCTGGGCGGAGCTGGTGCGCACGCACCGGGTGACGCTCGTCAACTGCGTCCCGCCACTGCTGGACATGCTGCTGCTCGCCACCGGACCCGGCGAACTGGCCGGTCTTCGCGCGGTGCTGCTCGGCGGGGACTGGGTGGGCGCCGACCTGCCCGGACGGCTCGCCGAACGCGCACCGGGCTGCCGGTTCGCCGGACTCGGCGGCACCACCGAGACCGCGATCCACTCCACCGTGTGCGAGGTGCCGGACGCCCGCGTGCCCGCGCACTGGCGGGCCGTGCCGTACGGCACGCCGCTGCGCAACGTCCGCTGCCGGGTCGTCGACCCGCGCGGCCGGGACTGCCCGGACTGGGTGCCGGGGGAGCTGTGGATCGGCGGGGACGGCGTGGCGCTCGGCTACCGGGGCGACCCGGCGCGCACGGCCGAGAAGTTCACCGAGGCCGGCGGCGTGCGCTGGTACCGCACCGGCGACCTCGCTCGCTACTGGCCGGACGGCACGCTGGAGTTCCTCGGCCGGCGCGACCACCAGGTGAAGCTGCGCGGCTTCCGCATCGAACTCGGCGAGGTGGAGGCGGGGCTCGCCGGGCATCCGGCGGTGCGGCGCGCCGTCGCCGGGCTGACCGGCGGAGCCGGGGTGCAGCTGGCGGCCGCGGTGGCCGCCGAGCCCGGGACGGCGGAGGAGGAACTGCGGCAGTGGGCGCGCTCGGTGCTGCCGCCCCACATGGTCCCGGCCCGGGTCGCCGTCGTCGAGGAGCTGCCGCTCACCGCCAACGGCAAACTCGACCGCCGCGCCGTCCGGGCGCTGTGGGAGACGCCGGAGCCGGGGGAGGGGGAGCGGCAGGCGCCCGGCAGCGCCCTGGAGACGGTCGTCTGCCGTGTGTGGGCCGACGTCCTCGGCGTCGAACGGGTCGGCCTGGACGACGGGTTCTTCGCGCTCGGCGGCGACTCGGTGCTCGCCACCGTGATCGTGAGCCGGCTGCGGGAGGCCCTCGACACCTCCGAGGTGTCGGTGCGGGCCCTGTTCGCCACCCTCACGGCCGGCGGCATGGCCGAGCGGCTGGCCGCCGAGGAGCACACCCCGGGACGGCTGGAGCAGGTCGCCGCCCTCCACCTGGAGATCGAGGGCATGTCGGCGGAGGAGGTCGACTCGGCCCTGCGCGACGGCTGA